From the genome of Bubalus kerabau isolate K-KA32 ecotype Philippines breed swamp buffalo chromosome 13, PCC_UOA_SB_1v2, whole genome shotgun sequence:
TAACCAAAATAAATCCCCTGTGCCTGGAAGCCATCTTCCTCCAGATCCTAATAATGTCAACACTGCCGTGATTTTGTCCCAAATGATGCTCAGGGAGATTGTCACTAAAAGTgccaaggagagctctgtcaagGTGAGCCTCAACCACATGGCCCTTCGACCCTCCTCTTTGCTTAAGCCTAGCCTATCAACCTCTAAGTGTGAGAAGGTAGAAATGCCAAGTGggttctggaatgctcttccagAGATAAAGACGAGGAATGCTATGGGATACAGATTTTCCCTTAATGGTCGTCTAACTGGGTCTTGTATATAATGCACTAGGGGAAAGGAGAGAGCAGGGCACAGGGGGAGCAGGAGCTCTGGGAGGCAGAGCTGcttctctccattttacaggCGACCAAAGTGAGGAAGCAACTTAACCAACACTCACAGCATGTGCAAGGGAGTGGGTTTATCTACGTAGGAGGTATTCACTTGCTTCCTGCCCAGAAAGTGGTAGAAGGCAGGTAGTTATAACAAAATCATAATCTTCAGTACTctctatgtgccaggctctattTCAATGCTTCCTTAACACAGTCTCCCAAAATCATCAAGTGCAGAGCTATCTGCTACAAGAGCACAGAAAGAAATGGGCTCTAAAATGGATGAGGAGTAATAGAAACACGCTTCTGTGTCATGGGCCCCACTGTCTTTTCGAGAAAGGAAATGCGATAAAGGGAGATGTCTGGAATGAGATGGTGTCTGTGTGCTCATATCAGCTGTGGCAGCACCCAGCAAGGTGACCAATGCATACCGCAGGATCCATAAACATCTGAATAATGGAATCGAGCAATGCATGGATATCTCACCATGCAACATCCTgcagccctctccctctccatacTCTATACGATGACTTCTTTACCACAGATAAACAACCTGGAAGCGGCGATCACCAAAATCATTTACCACCACCTGCCGAACAACAAAATCAACGCCGCCTACTGGGTCACTATAGAGAAGGATGGTGAGAACATAGCCACTGGGCAGACGGTGAGTGCTGAGTAACAAATCGGGAATGGCTATGAGGAGGAACGAATAGGAGCAGAGGtcccatggaaagaagagtgCTCTGGGGGGGAACTACTACCAAAACTCTGGGGGTCAGAGTGCCTGGGTGTCCCTAGGAGGAGGAGGCCAACCAGGCTGGTAGGCTGTCTCCTAAGACCTGGTCGCCTCCACGCCAGGCATCACCTGTCACCTGCTGGTCATACCACAACATGACACGTTTGCTGAGCAGCCTGGTGAAGGTATTTTCAActcatgtttgttttatatttatgcagGACGTCACCATCTCCCATGCAAGTGAGATTTcaaacaacaaaatcaaaaccaccatcAAGATTGACAGGTACGGTCTATAACTACAAACTCCTCTTGCCATTCATCAGCATAGAATGCAATCTCAAGAAACCAATTCAGAAACTACTGTAcaggcacagggagctcaacccgggGCTccgtgacaacccagaggggtgggatggggcgagGGTGGGGgtggctcaagagggaggggacatacgtacacTTAGGactcattcatgttgttgtacggcagaagccaacacaataccgtaaagcaattatcctccaattaagaaaaaaagaagaacccAATTCAAATCACATGCAAAGAATAATGGACAAGGCCTTTGAGAAATACTTGGATCATTACAGGGAAATCAGAAAGAAGTTTTACTCACATGCTGTTATGCACCTTAAATCTGCTCTTTCTCCTCTGTATTTATTACAACATTTTATAAGTGACTTCAAGAAGGAACTGAGCTAATACCTAAACTCTACTTTAGAACTGGTTAATAAttgttatttggaaataatttttccttgtctttcctGACAGTGCTAAACACAGCGTGACACCCCCTGAGGCTGTAAGTCAatctgatttttcaaaatatttatctatgATAGGTGAGAAATTATTTTCAAGCCAGGCACTCAGTAAAACAggactctcaaaaaaaaaaaaaaaagacacagattggaTCACAGACGCAATGTGGAGCAGGACTGCAGGTTCCAAACCTAGGTTCTCTCTGGGAAGCTCTTAAAACCCGGTTCCCCAAGCTCATTCAATGACCTCAGTCAATGACCTAAAGGCAGGCCTAGAATCTGTGCTCTTTGTGTTTGGTGATTCGGATACACCAGGAAGTCTTGAGGGtccacagaaaggaagaaaacatgatGTGGATTCTATTTACACCTTGGCTCACCAGAGCATCTCACTACCCCCACCTTTATGACATTtgatcttacacacacacataattatactttcattcaacaaacatttagtgAGCATCACTACATGTGTGACCCTAAATCTGTGACATGAAACAATGGTGAAGTCCCAGATTCCGGGAGTGACACTCTAGTTTAAGCAGGAGGACAGGGACAGATTAAAACCATATATGAATTAAGCCCCATCATTAAGAATCTGGTAACCACACACTGGCTGGAGGCACACAATATGCACTCAGAGGCGAACAGCCTTATGTCTATGTCCCAGGTGTCAGCCCTGAGACAGGGGGATGTCAGCTGAGAGGTAGACCCTGGAAGTCAGTGTAAGCCCAGGTTCCTTCACCTTATCTGTACTGGGCCGAGCTCTGTGCAGGGGAAGGATCACAGAAGGCATGAACCCTGACCTCATGTAACTACCCACCTAACAGGGAACAGACACTGATGCAATAGCTATCAACTGACCATGAAAAAGACAGAGAGCAGAAAGCATGAACAGGCAGGCAGACCATGGGTTCACTGAGAAAATGATGCCTGGACTCAGCCCTGAAGAAGGAGCAGGAGTTTACCAGGGAGCAAAGGTGTAAACCA
Proteins encoded in this window:
- the LOC129625219 gene encoding vomeromodulin-like, whose product is MMLREIVTKSAKESSVKINNLEAAITKIIYHHLPNNKINAAYWVTIEKDGENIATGQTDVTISHASEISNNKIKTTIKIDRCQP